The following proteins are encoded in a genomic region of Melopsittacus undulatus isolate bMelUnd1 chromosome 8, bMelUnd1.mat.Z, whole genome shotgun sequence:
- the LOC101867800 gene encoding chemokine-like receptor 1, with product MDSVSSSPPLFSASFPTDQPDNTTAHAEDSSLQKSMHILSMVVYSIACLLGVTGNGLVIWITGFKMKKTVNSVWFLNLAIADFIFTFFLPLSIAYTALGFHWPFGKLLCKLNSTIAFLNMFASVFLLTVISMDRCVSVAFPVWSHNHRSPELAARIAVGTWVLALLLSSPYLVFRDTMLSSRNSTSCYNNFALSDDYSSEATRRLWRMRHKAMIITRFLCGFLIPFTVILICYSIVAIKLKRRQLASSAKPYRIIIAVTVSFFLCYFPYHVFSLLEISKNSSSPEMKMALYIGIPLVSSLAFFNSCINPILYVFVGPDFKEKFRQSILSTFEGAFSDESVLGSLTSRRKSRSASEVEPPRV from the coding sequence ATGGACAGCgtctcttcttcccctccacTCTTCTCTGCCAGTTTCCCCACTGACCAGCCTGACAACACCACTGCCCATGCTGAGGACTCCAGCCTCCAGAAGAGCATGCACATCCTCTCCATGGTGGTGTACAGCATCGCCTGTTTGCTGGGGGTAACAGGCAACGGCCTTGTCATCTGGATCACAGGCTTCAAGATGAAGAAGACGGTGAACTCAGTCTGGTTCCTCAACCTGGCCATTGCAGACTTCATCTTCACCTTCTTCCTGCCCCTCAGCATTGCCTACACTGCCCTGGGCTTCCACTGGCCATTTGGGAAGCTCCTGTGCAAGCTGAACAGCACCATCGCCTTCCTCAACATGTTTGCCAGCGTCTTCCTCCTGACAGTCATCAGCATGGACCGCTGTGTTTCTGTGGCCTTTCCCGTCTGGTCTCACAACCACCGGAGCCCAGAGCTGGCAGCCAGGATCGCAGTGGGGACGTGGGTCCTGGCACTGCTCCTCAGCTCCCCATACCTTGTTTTTCGGGACACTATGCTCAGCTCCAGGAACAGCACCAGCTGCTACAATAATTTTGCCCTGTCCGATGACTACTCGTCCGAGGCGACGCGGAGGCTGTGGAGGATGAGGCATAAAGCCATGATCATAACACGGTTCTTATGCGGGTTCCTCATCCCTTTCACGGTGATCCTCATCTGCTACAGCATCGTTGCCATCAAGCTGAAAAGGCGGCAGTTAGCCAGCTCTGCGAAGCCATACAGAATCATCATCGCTGTCACGGTCTCATTCTTCCTCTGTTATTTCCCCTATCATGTCTTCTCCTTGCTGGAGATATCCAAAAACTCTTCCAGTCCTGAGATGAAAATGGCCCTTTACATCGGGATCCCCTTGGTTTCCAGCCTGGCTTTCTTCAACAGCTGCATCAACCCCATCCTGTATGTATTTGTGGGGCCAGATTTCAAGGAGAAGTTCCGCCAGTCCATCCTATCCACCTTCGAAGGGGCCTTCAGTGATGAGTCGGTCCTGGGCAGCCTCACCAGCCGGAGGAAGTCCAGGTCTGCTTCCGAAGTGGAGCCCCCAAGGGTCTGA
- the SHMT1 gene encoding serine hydroxymethyltransferase, cytosolic: MANSTQGDGGLPSVALWASHRNMVMEPLETNDPEVHNIIKKEKQRQKLGLELIASENFASRAVLEALGSCMNNKYSEGYPGQRYYGGTEFIDELERLCQKRALQAYRLDPQKWGVNVQPYSGTPANFAVYTALVEPHGRIMGLDLPDGGHLTHGFMTEKKKISATSIFFESMPYKVNPKTGYIDYDQLEANARLFHPKLIIAGVSCYSRNLDYARMRKIADANSAYLMADMAHISGLVAAGVVPSPFDYCDIVSTTTHKTLRGCRSGMIFYRKGTRSVDPKTGKETLYNLESLINQAVFPGLQGGPHNHAIAGVAVALQQAMTPEFKAYQQQVVVNCKVLSTALSELGYDIVTGGTDNHLILVDLRSKGTDGSRAERVLELCSIACNKNTCPGDVSALRPSGLRFGTPALTSRGFRQDDFRMVAQYIHKGIELTLQVQKDMNPKATLKEFKEKLEEEKYQKELKALKEEVEAFAGTFPLPGLPVL; encoded by the exons ATGGCAAACTCAACACAGGGCGACGGGGGCCTCCCCAGCGTGGCACTCTGGGCCTCCCATAGGAACATGGTGATGGAGCCGCTTGAAACCAATGACCCAGAG GTGCACAACATCATCAAGAAGGAGAAGCAGCGGCAGAAGCTTGGGCTGGAACTGATTGCATCAGAGAACTTTGCGAGCCGAGCGGTCCTGGAGGCCCTGGGATCCTGCATGAACAACAAATACTCCGAGGGGTACCCAGGACAGAG GTACTATGGTGGGACAGAGTTCATAGACGAGCTGGAAAGGCTGTGCCAGAAGCGAGCCCTGCAGGCGTACCGGCTCGACCCCCAGAAGTGGGGGGTCAACGTCCAGCCCTACTCAG GGACACCCGCAAACTTTGCGGTGTACACAGCCCTGGTGGAGCCCCATGGCAGGATCATGGGGCTGGACCTGCCCGATGGAGGCCACCTCACCCATGGGTTCATGACAGAGAAGAAGAAGATCTCTGCCACCTCGATCTTCTTTGAGTCCATGCCCTATAAG gTCAACCCCAAGACCGGTTACATCGACTATGACCAGCTGGAAGCGAACGCCCGGCTCTTCCACCCCAAGCTGATCATAGCAG GTGTGAGCTGCTACTCACGCAACCTGGACTATGCCCGCATGCGGAAGATCGCCGACGCCAACAGTGCCTATCTCATGGCTGACATGGCCCATATCAGTGGACTGGTGGCTGCTGGTGTGGTGCCCTCTCCCTTCGACTACTGCGACATCGTCTCCACCACCACGCACAAGACCCTGCGGGGCTGCAGGTCCGGCATGATCTTCTACCGCAAAG GCACCCGCAGCGTGGACCCCAAGACAGGCAAGGAGACGCTCTACAACCTGGAGAGCCTCATCAACCAGGCAGTgttccctgggctgcagggaggcCCCCACAACCACGCCATTGCAG gGGTTGCTGTGGCGCTGCAGCAGGCCATGACACCCGAGTTCAAAGCCTACCAGCAGCAAGTGGTGGTGAACTGCAAGGTGCTCTCCACGGCGCTGTCAGAGCTGGGCTACGACATTGTCACTG GGGGCACCGACAACCACCTGATCCTTGTGGACCTGCGCAGCAAAGGCACAGATGGCAGCCGGGCTGAGAGGgtgctggagctctgctccATCGCCTGCAACAAGAACACGTGCCCTG GTGATGTCAGTGCCCTGCGCCCCAGCGGTCTGAGGTTTGGGACACCAGCTCTCACCTCCCGTGGCTTCCGGCAGGATGATTTCCGCATGGTGGCTCAGTACATCCACAAAG GGATCGAGCTGACGCTGCAGGTGCAGAAGGACATGAACCCCAAGGCCACACTGAAGGAGTTCAAGGAGAAACTGGAAGAGGAGAAGTACCAGAAGGAGCTGAAGGCACtgaaggaggaggtggaggcCTTCGCAGGgaccttcccactcccagggCTGCCGGTCCTGTAA
- the SMCR8 gene encoding guanine nucleotide exchange protein SMCR8 encodes MISAPDVVAFTREEELQDELYREPPLPEEYSVPLFPFAGHGANPWAKVANSKFSRDFILISEFSEQVGPQPLLTIPDDARVSGTFDLNYFSLRIMSVDYQASFVGHPPGSAYPKLNFVEDSKVVLGDSKEGAFAYVHHLTLYDLEARGFVRPFCMAYISADEHKIMQQFQELSAEFSKASECLKTGNRKAFANELEKKLRDLDYTRTVLHNETELQKKANDKGYYTTQAIEKANELASVEKSIIEHQDLLKQIRSYPYRKLKESDFHPYEPECALLDEANAGCERDPTTSDPAETPLYTHVPSYTPKLIKAKSAKCFDKKLKTLEELCDVYFFTQTLDQLHQIERTFRGDVCYLLTEQISRALLKQQTITNFLFEDVSCLDEKPPEKQGRGCQGHSHDARDGKCSEEFLAPTVVISLGSYKSSVECVPIKMEQDIEDTQEPQMSESVTFEHQENLDYLDADLKGSISSGESIEVLGTEKSASGLPKSESQASLPVSPSPQVGRSKVGSRRTVSEDSIEVLSTCPSESLIPEDFKASYPSAINEEPYVGDEEGGLRFTPRLNLDDADEQEDVSNQENLVQVDSACCIGKESPNFLEPELGHKPCDEDGVVRIPPQPYRASEPGLHGTFGSFPSHDGIAGGLLPYELDSRYLGGSREVSKSSLDECSDSTSYMSSAASTCSDRTPSPAHPACHGADRHKKKAGQNALRFIRQYPFAHPAIYSLLSGRTLIVLGEEEAIVKKLVTALSIFVPNCGLYGKPVKHWLTSPLHVVDFQKWKLIGLQRTVSPAGVNVLHTLSRYSRYISILDADSKTLRCPLYKGSVVSRLADHRTQIKRGSTYYMHVQSILTQLCSKAFLFTFCHHLHLPISEREPEESVVSRRMNFLKLQLGLVNEDVKIVQYLAELLKLQYLQEPGQGVSPLLRFDYVPSFLYKI; translated from the exons ATGATCAGCGCCCCCGATGTGGTGGCGTTCACCCgggaggaggagctgcaggatgAGCTGTACCGAGAGCCCCCGCTGCCCGAGGAGTACTCGGTGCCGCTGTTCCCCTTCGCCGGCCACGGAGCCAACCCCTGGGCCAAGGTCGCCAACTCCAAGTTCAGCCGGGATTTCATCCTCATCTCCGAGTTCTCGGAGCAGGTGGGGCCTCAGCCGCTCCTGACCATCCCCGATGATGCCAGAGTGTCAGGGACCTTCGATCTCAATTACTTCTCCCTGCGGATCATGTCTGTGGATTATCAGGCCTCCTTCGTGGGGCATCCTCCCGGCTCGGCCTACCCGAAGCTGAACTTCGTGGAGGATTCCAAAGTGGTGCTCGGGGACTCGAAGGAAGGAGCCTTTGCCTACGTGCACCACTTGACTCTCTATGACCTGGAAGCCAGGGGGTTCGTGAGGCCCTTCTGCATGGCTTACATCTCTGCCGATGAGCACAAGATCATGCAGCAGTTCCAGGAGCTCTCTGCTGAGTTTTCCAAAGCTTCTGAATGCTTAAAGACAGGGAACAGGAAAGCTTTTGCTAATGAACTGGAAAAGAAGCTGAGAGATCTCGACTACACCAGGACTGTGCTGCACAATGAAactgagctgcagaagaaaGCCAATGACAAAGGGTATTACACGACCCAAGCCATTGAGAAAGCCAACGAGCTGGCCAGTGTGGAGAAGTCCATCATCGAGCACCAGGACCTGCTGAAACAAATCAGGTCCTATCCCTACAGGAAGCTGAAGGAATCCGACTTCCACCCCTACGAGCCGGAGTGTGCGCTGCTGGATGAGGCCAATGCGGGCTGCGAGCGGGACCCCACTACCTCCGACCCTGCTGAAACTCCCCTTTACACCCATGTGCCGTCCTATACCCCCAAGCTTATCAAAGCCAAGTCTGCCAAATGCTTTGACAAGAAGCTGAAGACGCTGGAGGAGCTCTGTGATGTGTATTTTTTCACCCAAACCCTTGACCAGCTGCACCAGATCGAGAGGACTTTCAGAGGAGATGTGTGCTACCTCCTGACAGAGCAGATCAGCAGGGCACTGCTAAAGCAACAGACCATAACTAACTTCCTCTTTGAGGATGTGTCTTGTCTGGATGAAAAACCACCTGAGAAACAAGGCAGAGGTTGCCAGGGACACAGTCATGATGCTAGAGATGGGAAGTGTTCGGAAGAGTTCCTTGCTCCAACGGTGGTCATCAGCTTGGGATCCTACAAGTCCAGCGTGGAGTGTGTGCCCATCAAGATGGAGCAGGACATTGAGGACACCCAAGAGCCCCAAATGAGCGAGTCTGTGACGTTTGAGCACCAGGAGAACCTGGATTACCTGGATGCAGATCTCAAAGGCAGCATCAGCAGCGGTGAGAGCATCGAGGTTCTGGGAACGGAGAAGTCTGCCTCTGGCTTGCCCAAGTCGGAGAGCCAGGCCAGCCTGCCCGTCAGCCCCAGCCCTCAGGTGGGCAGGAGCAAGGTGGGCAGCAGGAGGACCGTCAGTGAGGACAGCATCGAGGTCCTCAGCACGTGTCCTTCCGAGTCGCTCATCCCAGAGGACTTCAAAGCGAGTTACCCAAGTGCCATTAACGAGGAGCCCTATGTGGGTGATGAAGAGGGAGGCCTCCGCTTCACCCCCAGGCTGAACCTGGATGATGCTGACGAGCAGGAAGATGTTTCAAACCAGGAGAACTTAGTGCAGGTGGATTCTGCTTGTTGCATCGGGAAGGAGAGCCCCAACTTCCTGGAGCCTGAGCTGGGCCACAAGCCCTGCGATGAGGATGGGGTGGTCAGGATCCCACCGCAGCCATACCGGGCATCCGAGCCGGGGCTGCATGGGACCTTTGGGAGCTTCCCCTCCCACGATGGCATCGCTGGGGGGCTCCTGCCCTACGAGCTTGACTCTCGCTACCtggggggcagcagggaggtCAGCAAGAGCAGCCTGGATGAGTGCTCGGACTCCACGAGCTATATGAGCAGCGCTGCCTCCACGTGCTCCGACAGGACCCCTTCTCCAGCTCACCCTGCCTGCCACGGGGCCGACAGGCACAAGAAGAAGGCTGGGCAGAATGCACTGAGGTTCATCAGGCAATACCCCTTTGCCCACCCTGCCATCTACTCCCTGCTCAGTGGCAGGACCCTCATCGtgctgggggaggaggaagccaTCGTCAAGAAGCTCGTGACAGCCCTCTCCATCTTCGTGCCCAACTGCGGCCTCTATGGCAAGCCCGTGAAGCACTGGCTCACATCCCCTCTGCACGTCGTGGATTTCCAGAAGTGGAAGCTCATCGGGCTCCAGAG GACAGTGTCTCCTGCAGGGGTGAACGTGCTGCACACCCTGAGCCGCTACAGCCGCTACATCAGCATCCTGGATGCTGACAGTAAGACTCTGCGCTGCCCTCTGTACAAAGGCTCCGTGGTGTCCCGGCTGGCCGACCACCGCACGCAGATCAAGCGAGGAAGCACCTACTATATGCACGTCCAAAGCATCCTCACCCAGCTGTGCTCAAAAGCCTTTCTCTTCACCTTCTGCCACCACCTGCACCTTCCCATCAGCGAAAGGGAACCCGAGGAGTCCGTTGTGAGTCGCAGGATGAACTtcctgaagctgcagctggggctggtcAATGAAGACGTGAAGATCGTGCAGTacctggcagagctgctgaagctgCAGTACCTTCAGGAGCCTGGGCAGGGGGTGAGCCCTCTGCTCCGCTTTGACTACGTGCCCAGCTTTTTGTACAAGATCTAG